The following proteins are encoded in a genomic region of Rattus rattus isolate New Zealand chromosome 2, Rrattus_CSIRO_v1, whole genome shotgun sequence:
- the LOC116893878 gene encoding 40S ribosomal protein S23-like: protein MGKCHGLRTARKLRSHRPDQKRHDKQYKRAHLVTALKANPFGGASHAKGIVLGKVGVEAEQPNSDIRKCVRVQLIKYGKKITAFVPDDGCLNFIEENDEVLVAGFGRKGHAVGDIPGVRFKAVK from the coding sequence ATGGGTAAGTGTCATGGTCTCCGTACCGCCCGGAAGCTCCGCAGTCACCGACCGGACCAGAAGCGGCATGATAAACAGTACAAGAGAGCCCACTTGGTCACAGCCCTGAAGGCCAATCCGTTTGGGGGTGCCTCTCACGCAAAAGGAATTGTGCTGGGAAAAGTAGGGGTTGAAGCCGAACAGCCAAATTCTGACATCCGGAAGTGTGTCAGGGTGCAGCTCATTAAGTACGGCAAGAAGATCACAGCGTTCGTGCCCGATGACGGTTGCTTGAACTTCATTGAGGAAAATGATGAAGTTCTGGTTGCTGGATTTGGTCGCAAAGGCCATGCCGTGGGTGATATTCCTGGAGTCCGCTTTAAGGCGGTTAAATAG